In Nocardia asteroides, the following proteins share a genomic window:
- a CDS encoding roadblock/LC7 domain-containing protein, which yields MPVPERNTAVLAELKSLRERVPRLTGSVVASSDGLLIEHDLPPHIEPAGMAAMAAAQLSLSYRLATTAHGGGFNEVVVLGTEGQVVIYAAGYTSLTVLAGPEVNVGRLHLESRPVARAIAEHLAAALPKEETD from the coding sequence ATGCCTGTGCCCGAACGGAACACGGCCGTGCTGGCCGAACTGAAGTCGTTGCGGGAGCGCGTCCCCCGCCTCACCGGTTCGGTGGTGGCCTCCAGCGACGGACTGCTCATCGAACACGACCTACCCCCGCACATCGAACCCGCGGGCATGGCCGCGATGGCGGCCGCGCAGCTGTCGCTGTCGTACCGGCTGGCGACCACCGCGCACGGCGGCGGGTTCAACGAGGTCGTCGTGCTCGGGACCGAGGGGCAGGTGGTGATCTACGCCGCGGGCTACACCTCGCTCACGGTGCTCGCGGGCCCGGAAGTGAACGTCGGCCGGCTCCATCTGGAGTCGCGACCGGTGGCGCGCGCCATCGCCGAACATCTCGCGGCGGCGCTCCCGAAGGAAGAAACCGATTGA
- a CDS encoding RNA-binding S4 domain-containing protein — MSEPVDVPIDDDVIKLGQFLKLANLIDSGSEAKTVIAQGLVRVNDEVELRRGRQLQVGDVVVLAGHKVRVSGN, encoded by the coding sequence ATGTCGGAACCAGTCGATGTGCCGATCGATGACGATGTCATCAAACTCGGGCAATTCCTGAAACTGGCCAACCTGATCGATTCGGGCTCCGAGGCCAAGACGGTGATCGCCCAGGGTCTGGTGCGCGTCAACGACGAGGTGGAGCTGCGCCGCGGCAGGCAACTGCAGGTGGGCGACGTCGTCGTGCTGGCCGGGCACAAGGTGCGGGTGTCGGGGAACTGA
- a CDS encoding histidine phosphatase family protein: protein MQLILVRHAQPERVVGDTTAADPGLTGIGGQQAERVPAALAAHDIARIVSSPQRRARETAAPTAAARGLPVEVFDDLAEYDRDLPAYIPIEDAKTDFAEAYARIKAGFLPEQIDGAAFTARVLTAIDGLVAAAAPTDTVVAFAHGGVVNVLLADILGLTRPLTFPIDYCSVTRILYSRTGSRTAATINENGHVWDLLPRNMSRATP, encoded by the coding sequence GTGCAGTTGATTCTCGTGCGTCACGCCCAGCCCGAACGCGTCGTCGGGGACACCACCGCCGCCGACCCCGGTCTCACCGGGATCGGCGGGCAGCAGGCCGAGCGGGTACCCGCCGCCCTGGCCGCCCACGACATCGCCCGCATCGTCAGCAGCCCGCAGCGGCGGGCCAGGGAAACCGCCGCCCCCACCGCCGCCGCGCGGGGCCTGCCGGTCGAGGTGTTCGACGATCTCGCCGAATACGACCGCGACCTGCCCGCCTACATCCCCATCGAAGACGCCAAGACCGACTTCGCCGAGGCCTACGCCCGGATCAAGGCCGGTTTCCTGCCCGAGCAGATCGACGGCGCCGCCTTCACCGCGCGCGTGCTCACCGCGATCGACGGCCTGGTCGCCGCGGCCGCCCCGACCGACACGGTGGTGGCCTTCGCGCACGGCGGCGTCGTCAACGTGCTGCTGGCCGACATCCTCGGCCTGACCCGCCCGCTGACCTTCCCGATCGACTACTGCTCGGTGACCCGGATCCTGTACTCACGCACCGGCTCCCGCACGGCCGCCACCATCAACGAGAACGGCCACGTGTGGGACCTGCTGCCGCGCAACATGTCCCGCGCCACCCCGTGA
- a CDS encoding YcnI family copper-binding membrane protein, whose product MHNLITRGAGTAAVAVGLVLATCGTAAAHVTVDAPGAAQGKYTVATFKVPTESDTAATTALRITVPNLKSVRTEPMPGWTSKVERNDKGETVAVSWTADPGNPGVGPGQFQRFVLSLGPLPAQDTVNFPAQQTYSDGKVVAWDQPSTDGAEPEHPAPSISLAASGGAEGGDHQVAAGATAEAGQDDTARWLGGIGLALGLFAAALGLGLVVRSRRS is encoded by the coding sequence ATGCACAACCTCATCACCCGTGGTGCGGGCACCGCCGCCGTCGCGGTCGGCCTGGTGCTCGCCACCTGCGGCACGGCCGCCGCGCACGTGACCGTCGACGCGCCCGGCGCCGCCCAAGGCAAGTACACCGTCGCCACCTTCAAGGTGCCGACCGAATCCGACACCGCCGCCACCACGGCGCTGCGGATCACCGTGCCGAACCTGAAAAGCGTTCGGACCGAGCCCATGCCAGGCTGGACCTCGAAGGTCGAGCGCAACGACAAGGGCGAGACCGTCGCGGTCAGCTGGACCGCCGACCCGGGCAACCCGGGGGTGGGCCCCGGCCAGTTCCAGCGCTTCGTGCTCTCGCTGGGCCCGCTGCCCGCGCAGGACACGGTGAACTTCCCCGCGCAGCAGACCTACAGCGACGGCAAGGTCGTCGCCTGGGACCAGCCGAGCACCGACGGGGCCGAGCCCGAACACCCGGCCCCCTCGATCTCGCTCGCCGCGAGCGGCGGCGCCGAGGGCGGTGACCACCAGGTCGCCGCCGGCGCGACCGCCGAGGCCGGACAGGACGACACGGCCCGCTGGCTGGGCGGAATCGGCCTGGCGCTGGGCCTGTTCGCCGCGGCGCTCGGGCTGGGGCTGGTCGTCCGATCGCGGCGGTCGTGA
- a CDS encoding cutinase family protein produces MTTGIMIGSTSATAAPGCPSLYVVAIPGTWETGHDKAPGPGMLAGVTNGLPRNTEVDYVTYAATAFPWEGDVYGQSKKQAVDTARGLITAKLAACGDTDIALVGYSQGADAAGDLAAEIGTAVSPISPTKVKAVGLISDPRRSPTDIQVGPIAAGAGAGGARPGGFGWISDRVRTICAVDDLYCATATDDFVTRFAGFLAQSSDANPANMWRYQIEAGAIVNDLMAHGGVPTLQAQLSEAANQQRAKDLERFYRSQAHTLYGSYPVGGGQTAISWMHNWIAQQA; encoded by the coding sequence ATGACTACCGGAATCATGATCGGCAGCACGAGCGCCACCGCGGCGCCCGGCTGCCCGAGTCTGTACGTGGTGGCGATCCCCGGCACCTGGGAGACCGGCCACGACAAGGCACCTGGACCCGGCATGCTGGCCGGGGTCACCAACGGCCTACCCCGCAACACCGAGGTCGACTACGTCACCTACGCCGCCACCGCGTTCCCGTGGGAAGGCGACGTGTACGGCCAGTCCAAGAAGCAGGCGGTCGACACCGCGCGCGGACTGATCACCGCCAAGCTCGCCGCCTGCGGCGACACCGACATCGCGCTGGTCGGCTACAGCCAGGGTGCCGACGCGGCGGGCGATCTCGCCGCCGAGATCGGCACCGCCGTGAGCCCGATCTCGCCCACCAAGGTCAAGGCCGTCGGCCTCATCTCCGATCCGCGCCGCTCGCCCACCGACATTCAGGTCGGCCCGATCGCCGCCGGCGCGGGCGCCGGCGGTGCCCGTCCCGGCGGCTTCGGCTGGATCAGCGACCGGGTGCGCACCATCTGCGCGGTCGACGACCTGTACTGCGCGACGGCCACCGACGACTTCGTCACCCGCTTCGCCGGCTTCCTGGCGCAGAGCTCGGACGCCAACCCGGCCAACATGTGGCGCTACCAGATCGAGGCAGGCGCCATCGTCAACGACCTGATGGCCCACGGCGGTGTCCCCACGCTGCAGGCCCAGCTCTCGGAGGCGGCCAACCAGCAGCGCGCCAAGGACCTGGAGCGCTTCTACCGCTCGCAGGCGCACACGCTGTACGGCAGCTACCCGGTGGGCGGCGGCCAGACCGCCATCAGCTGGATGCACAACTGGATCGCCCAGCAGGCCTGA
- a CDS encoding SRPBCC family protein translates to MTEVRIVEDCAASAETAFEYVNDYRNLPNFLYGIESFVPVTEQTDGLGATFDGHMKLGPASLKSRVEVVKWEKGRVIGIKSIKGFEIISTFHFYPKGEALCTVDATIEYFVPGGIAGKMLGKTIEPFVKIAVKHTTDSLVAEIAKAHQAGA, encoded by the coding sequence ATGACCGAAGTGAGGATCGTCGAAGACTGCGCCGCGTCCGCCGAGACGGCGTTCGAGTACGTCAACGACTACCGCAACCTGCCGAATTTCCTGTACGGCATCGAATCCTTCGTCCCGGTCACCGAGCAGACCGACGGGCTCGGCGCGACCTTCGACGGCCACATGAAGCTCGGCCCCGCCTCGCTCAAGTCGCGGGTCGAGGTCGTGAAATGGGAGAAGGGCCGCGTGATCGGCATCAAGTCGATCAAGGGCTTCGAGATCATCTCGACGTTCCACTTCTATCCCAAGGGCGAGGCGCTGTGCACCGTCGACGCGACCATCGAGTACTTCGTGCCCGGCGGCATCGCGGGCAAGATGCTCGGTAAGACGATCGAACCGTTCGTCAAGATCGCCGTGAAGCACACCACCGACAGCCTGGTCGCCGAGATAGCCAAGGCGCATCAGGCCGGTGCCTGA
- a CDS encoding CopD family protein: MVTGRRAPGTTPRQWRVLVPVVVAAVAGVALAWALRGDGGFPGAACARVIADAAGATVLGLAALPRLNDRLTVAWRPVTVLAGVWFAAEFTVLVCDAASIVGVPVTELGAGAFATFLGKLSGGQIGIAILFCTGAVACYAAFAFRRGEAASADLVVVFAAVALALRPITGHMSQQMLGSVLAAVHALAAAGWFGLLLAMAVALRTRGEWAATLPRYSAFAAPLVLAVALTGLIDGLVRLGGLTPLWSTGYGRILLAKFTVLCVLVGLGWWWRRSWVGRAADHRVTAEVSLRNAVVDVSVMAVALGLAATLAGTA; this comes from the coding sequence ATGGTGACCGGTCGCCGGGCGCCCGGTACGACGCCACGGCAGTGGCGGGTCCTGGTGCCGGTCGTCGTCGCGGCGGTGGCGGGCGTGGCGCTGGCCTGGGCGCTGCGCGGCGACGGCGGATTTCCCGGCGCGGCGTGCGCCAGGGTGATCGCCGACGCGGCGGGCGCCACCGTGCTCGGGCTGGCCGCGCTGCCCCGGCTCAACGACCGGCTGACGGTCGCCTGGCGGCCGGTGACGGTGCTGGCCGGAGTCTGGTTCGCGGCCGAGTTCACCGTGCTGGTCTGCGACGCGGCGAGCATCGTCGGCGTGCCGGTGACCGAGCTCGGCGCCGGTGCGTTCGCCACCTTCCTCGGCAAGCTCAGCGGCGGGCAGATCGGCATCGCCATCCTGTTCTGCACCGGCGCCGTCGCCTGCTACGCGGCCTTCGCCTTCCGCCGGGGCGAGGCCGCCTCGGCCGATCTGGTGGTGGTGTTCGCGGCGGTGGCGCTGGCCCTGCGCCCGATCACCGGGCACATGTCCCAGCAGATGCTCGGTTCGGTGCTGGCTGCGGTGCACGCGCTGGCCGCGGCGGGCTGGTTCGGCCTGCTGCTCGCGATGGCCGTCGCGCTGCGGACCCGCGGCGAGTGGGCGGCGACGCTGCCGCGCTATTCGGCGTTCGCGGCGCCGCTGGTGCTCGCGGTCGCGCTCACCGGCCTGATCGACGGGCTGGTCCGGCTCGGCGGGCTCACGCCGCTGTGGTCCACCGGGTACGGGCGGATCCTGCTGGCCAAGTTCACGGTGCTGTGCGTGCTGGTCGGGCTGGGCTGGTGGTGGCGGCGGTCCTGGGTCGGGCGCGCCGCCGATCACCGGGTCACCGCCGAGGTGTCGCTGCGCAACGCAGTGGTCGACGTGTCGGTGATGGCGGTGGCGCTGGGCCTGGCGGCCACCCTCGCCGGCACCGCGTAG
- the lysX gene encoding bifunctional lysylphosphatidylglycerol synthetase/lysine--tRNA ligase LysX, with the protein MTLTQAEQQPTVVAPPDRAAVPHRGRGRLAEVPHITGSVLGVFAVLCVLWSLSPALRHLTQTPRHYVDTYYFDAPDTSLVWALVVGLLAGAIAARKRVAWWLLLVYLVLWTVTNIVDFFTEDDVDALVACVVHLVVIGILIAARSEFYTRVRPGALWKALGVLIAGLTLGCLIGWGLVELAPGTLPAGPQRPLWAVYRVTAAVLVDNEHFDGHPRPWVNFLLGLFGALALLAAVVVLLRSQRAANAMTGLDESALRGLLADSDVADSLGYFATRRDKAVVFAPNGKAAVTYRVEVGVCLASGDPIGPRQGWPQAIQAWLELADRFGWAPAVMGASEIGATAYRNAGLSALRLGDEAILDTRTFSLAGPEMKQVRQAANRLRKNGFSVRVRRHRDIPAAEFADIVARADAWRDTETERGFSMALGRLGDPLDGDCLLVEAVDHDERVHAMLSLVPWGRTGVSLELMRRDPHSPNGVMELMISQLALNSDQYGITKVSLNFAVFRSVFEEGGRIGAGPILRAWRGVLLFFSRWWQLEALYRSNVKYHPRWVPRFILFEERRQLPRVATASGLAEGFLPRLGPEPDAAVHTGTTPAVPAGLAGLHADGSPPDTADGDEAEQGPRRPEQVRVRMTKLDRLTATGVDAYPVAYPPTHTIAAARKCPKGTTVRVAGRLLRIRDYGGVIFAVVRDWTDEIQLLIDAERVGADRSAEFTEQFDLGDLIEVSGQLGTSRSGELSLLAQDWRMNGKCLHPLPDKWRGLADSEAKVRQRYVDMAINPETREVMAKRSAVLHSLRNSLFSWGFLEVETPILQQVHGGANATPFRTHINAYDLDLYLRIAPELYLKRLCVGGMEKVFELGRTFRNEGVDFSHNPEFTILEAYEAHSDYLRMMQLCRRLIQDAAVAANGAEVALRPNGEGGFDEIDISGEWRVKTVHGAVSEAIGTEITTRTDLDRLRELCDEADIAYQHGWDAGQVVLEMYEHLVESQTTEPTFYLDFPTSVSPLTRSHRSIDGVTERWDLVAWGVELGTAYSELTDPVEQRRRLTEQSMLAAGGDPEAMELDEDFLQALEHAMPPTGGLGMGVDRVVMLITGRSIRETLPFPLVKPR; encoded by the coding sequence GTGACCCTCACGCAGGCCGAGCAGCAACCCACCGTCGTGGCCCCGCCGGACCGCGCTGCCGTTCCGCATCGCGGGCGGGGCAGGTTGGCCGAGGTACCGCACATCACCGGGTCGGTGCTCGGTGTCTTCGCGGTCCTGTGCGTCCTGTGGAGCCTCTCACCAGCGCTGCGGCATCTCACCCAGACCCCGCGCCACTATGTGGACACCTATTACTTCGACGCACCCGACACCAGCCTGGTGTGGGCGCTGGTCGTCGGGCTGCTGGCCGGGGCGATCGCCGCCCGCAAACGCGTGGCGTGGTGGCTGCTCCTCGTCTACCTGGTGCTCTGGACGGTGACCAACATCGTCGACTTCTTCACCGAGGACGATGTGGACGCGCTCGTCGCCTGCGTCGTGCACCTGGTCGTCATCGGGATCCTGATCGCGGCGCGGTCGGAGTTCTACACCAGGGTCAGGCCGGGCGCGCTGTGGAAGGCGCTGGGCGTGCTGATCGCGGGGCTCACGCTGGGCTGCCTGATCGGCTGGGGGCTGGTCGAGCTCGCGCCGGGCACGCTGCCCGCGGGCCCGCAACGCCCGCTGTGGGCGGTGTACCGGGTGACCGCGGCCGTGCTGGTCGACAACGAGCATTTCGACGGCCATCCGCGGCCGTGGGTGAATTTCCTGCTCGGTCTGTTCGGCGCGCTCGCGCTGCTGGCCGCGGTGGTGGTGCTGCTGCGTTCCCAGCGCGCCGCCAACGCGATGACCGGGCTGGACGAGTCGGCGCTGCGCGGCCTGCTCGCCGACAGCGACGTGGCCGACTCGCTCGGCTACTTCGCCACCCGCAGGGACAAGGCGGTGGTGTTCGCCCCCAACGGCAAGGCCGCGGTCACCTATCGGGTGGAGGTGGGCGTCTGCCTGGCCAGCGGTGACCCGATCGGGCCGAGACAGGGCTGGCCGCAAGCGATCCAGGCCTGGCTGGAGCTGGCCGACCGGTTCGGCTGGGCGCCGGCGGTGATGGGCGCCAGCGAGATCGGGGCGACCGCCTACCGCAACGCCGGGCTCTCGGCCCTGCGCCTCGGCGACGAGGCGATCCTCGACACCCGCACCTTCTCACTGGCCGGACCCGAGATGAAGCAGGTGCGCCAAGCCGCCAACCGGCTGCGCAAGAACGGCTTCAGCGTCCGGGTGCGCAGGCACCGCGACATCCCCGCCGCCGAATTCGCCGACATCGTCGCCCGCGCCGACGCCTGGCGCGACACCGAGACCGAACGCGGCTTCTCGATGGCGCTGGGCCGGCTCGGCGACCCGCTCGACGGCGACTGCCTGCTGGTCGAGGCCGTCGACCACGACGAGCGGGTGCACGCCATGCTGTCGCTCGTGCCGTGGGGCCGCACCGGCGTCTCGCTGGAACTCATGCGCCGCGACCCGCACAGCCCCAACGGCGTGATGGAACTGATGATCTCGCAGCTGGCGCTCAACTCCGACCAGTACGGCATCACCAAGGTGTCGCTGAACTTCGCGGTGTTCCGCTCGGTGTTCGAGGAGGGCGGCCGCATCGGCGCCGGCCCGATCCTGCGGGCCTGGCGCGGTGTGCTGCTGTTCTTCTCGCGCTGGTGGCAGCTCGAGGCGCTGTACCGGTCGAACGTGAAGTACCACCCGCGCTGGGTGCCGCGCTTCATCCTGTTCGAGGAGCGCAGGCAGTTGCCGCGGGTGGCGACCGCCAGCGGGCTGGCCGAGGGCTTCCTGCCGCGGCTCGGCCCGGAACCCGACGCCGCCGTGCACACCGGCACCACCCCGGCCGTCCCCGCGGGCCTGGCCGGGCTGCACGCCGACGGTTCCCCGCCCGACACCGCCGACGGCGACGAAGCCGAGCAGGGTCCGCGCAGGCCCGAGCAGGTCCGGGTGCGCATGACCAAACTCGACCGGCTCACCGCCACCGGCGTCGACGCCTACCCGGTGGCCTACCCGCCCACGCACACCATCGCCGCGGCCCGGAAGTGCCCGAAGGGCACCACCGTCCGGGTGGCGGGCAGGCTGCTGCGCATCCGCGACTACGGCGGGGTGATCTTCGCGGTGGTGCGCGACTGGACCGACGAGATCCAGCTGCTCATCGACGCCGAACGCGTCGGCGCCGACCGCAGCGCCGAATTCACCGAGCAGTTCGACCTGGGCGACCTGATCGAGGTCAGCGGCCAGCTCGGCACCAGTCGCAGCGGCGAACTGTCGCTGCTGGCCCAGGACTGGCGGATGAACGGCAAGTGCCTGCACCCGCTGCCCGACAAGTGGCGCGGCCTGGCCGATTCCGAGGCCAAGGTCCGGCAGCGCTACGTCGACATGGCGATCAACCCGGAGACCCGCGAGGTGATGGCCAAGCGCAGCGCGGTGCTGCATTCGCTGCGGAACTCCCTGTTCAGCTGGGGCTTCCTCGAGGTCGAGACGCCGATCCTGCAGCAGGTGCACGGCGGCGCCAACGCCACCCCGTTCCGCACCCACATCAACGCCTACGACCTCGATCTCTACCTGCGCATCGCCCCCGAGCTGTACCTCAAGCGGCTGTGCGTCGGCGGGATGGAGAAGGTGTTCGAACTCGGCCGGACCTTCCGCAACGAAGGCGTGGACTTCAGCCACAATCCCGAGTTCACGATCCTGGAAGCCTATGAGGCACACAGCGACTACCTGCGAATGATGCAGCTGTGCCGCCGGCTCATCCAGGACGCGGCCGTGGCGGCCAACGGGGCCGAGGTGGCGTTGCGCCCCAACGGGGAGGGCGGTTTCGACGAGATCGACATCTCCGGCGAATGGCGGGTCAAGACCGTGCACGGCGCCGTCTCCGAGGCGATCGGCACCGAGATCACCACCCGCACCGACCTGGACCGCCTGCGCGAACTGTGCGACGAGGCCGACATCGCCTACCAGCACGGCTGGGACGCGGGCCAGGTGGTGCTCGAGATGTACGAGCACCTGGTGGAGTCCCAGACCACCGAACCCACCTTCTACCTGGACTTCCCCACCTCGGTCTCGCCGCTGACCCGCTCGCACCGCAGCATCGACGGGGTGACCGAACGCTGGGACCTGGTGGCCTGGGGCGTCGAACTCGGCACCGCCTACAGCGAACTCACCGACCCGGTCGAGCAGCGGCGCAGGCTCACCGAACAGTCCATGCTGGCCGCGGGCGGCGACCCCGAGGCCATGGAGCTCGACGAGGATTTCCTGCAGGCGCTCGAGCACGCGATGCCGCCCACCGGCGGCCTCGGCATGGGGGTGGACCGGGTGGTCATGCTGATCACCGGCCGCAGCATCAGGGAGACTCTGCCGTTCCCGTTGGTTAAACCGCGCTGA
- a CDS encoding DUF6474 family protein has translation MGLFKRKRRPSRRAEAKALKHKAAMEAKLSAKNERKAAKAGERTTRRAAKAQAKTEAKVAKAQIATLHAEEKAAEKLAAKADRELFSASQVRKYIGVARVLVPVLTPLAYRGATYVRGQLDARKAQQLGIGLDQLGEFSGHGARLQARITNTQTAVDKVVADAPGDADTKKFAEAARSRLADLTVAVNTAEQMPGARRKAVHASISAELSVLENDVLARLGVR, from the coding sequence ATGGGGTTGTTCAAGCGTAAGCGTCGGCCCAGCCGACGCGCTGAGGCGAAGGCGCTCAAGCACAAAGCCGCGATGGAGGCCAAGCTGAGCGCCAAGAACGAGCGCAAGGCAGCCAAGGCGGGCGAGCGCACCACCCGGCGCGCGGCCAAGGCTCAGGCCAAGACCGAGGCGAAGGTGGCCAAGGCCCAGATCGCGACCCTGCACGCCGAGGAGAAGGCCGCCGAGAAGCTCGCGGCCAAGGCCGATCGCGAACTGTTCAGCGCGAGCCAGGTCCGCAAGTACATCGGCGTCGCCCGGGTCCTCGTCCCGGTCCTCACTCCCCTGGCCTACCGCGGCGCCACCTACGTGCGCGGCCAGCTCGACGCGCGCAAGGCGCAGCAGCTGGGCATCGGGCTCGATCAGCTCGGCGAGTTCAGCGGCCACGGCGCGCGGCTGCAGGCCCGCATCACCAACACCCAGACCGCGGTGGACAAGGTCGTCGCCGACGCCCCCGGCGACGCCGACACCAAGAAGTTCGCCGAGGCCGCCCGGTCCCGGCTGGCCGACCTGACCGTCGCCGTCAACACCGCCGAGCAGATGCCCGGCGCGCGCCGCAAGGCCGTGCACGCCTCCATCTCGGCCGAGCTGTCGGTCCTGGAGAACGACGTGCTCGCCCGCCTCGGCGTGCGCTGA
- a CDS encoding copper resistance CopC family protein, which translates to MRAQRRRAASSGKLLVGLLAVLFACAFAAAGSAGAHSGAVSSVPEDGSTVEVGPARASITFNEELQQNFPSLTVVGPDGRLWSKGKAVVDGRSVSVELGELGPVGEYTLAFRVTSADGHPVSGTRHFTLSKAGNGTPGAKPGEDKADADGESGGMPVWVFIAGGVVLFGAGLAVALLAGRSGRKK; encoded by the coding sequence ATGCGCGCGCAGCGGCGCCGCGCGGCGTCGTCGGGCAAGCTGCTCGTCGGCCTGCTGGCCGTGCTGTTCGCCTGCGCGTTCGCCGCGGCGGGCAGCGCGGGCGCGCACTCCGGCGCGGTGAGCAGCGTGCCCGAGGACGGCTCGACCGTTGAGGTCGGACCGGCCAGGGCCAGCATCACCTTCAACGAGGAACTGCAGCAGAACTTCCCGTCGCTGACCGTGGTCGGCCCGGACGGGCGGCTGTGGTCCAAGGGCAAGGCCGTCGTCGACGGTCGCTCGGTGAGCGTGGAACTGGGCGAGCTGGGGCCGGTCGGCGAGTACACCCTGGCCTTCCGGGTCACCTCGGCCGACGGTCATCCCGTGAGCGGGACCAGGCACTTCACCCTGAGCAAGGCGGGCAACGGCACGCCGGGCGCCAAGCCGGGCGAGGACAAGGCCGACGCCGACGGCGAGTCCGGCGGCATGCCGGTGTGGGTGTTCATCGCCGGTGGTGTGGTGCTGTTCGGCGCCGGTCTGGCGGTCGCGCTGCTGGCCGGCCGGTCCGGTCGCAAGAAGTAG
- the rraA gene encoding ribonuclease E activity regulator RraA, producing the protein MTESANVVATADLADEIGPEIRSCDTQFIQFGGRAAFAGRITTIRCFQDNLLVKQTLGEPGEGKVLVVDGGASVHTALVGDIIAGRGVDNGWAGVIVNGAVRDSAILRTLDIGVKALGTNPRKSTQTGSGEKDVTVEFGGITFVPGEMLYSDHDGVVVRAED; encoded by the coding sequence ATGACCGAATCAGCGAATGTTGTGGCCACCGCCGATCTGGCCGATGAGATCGGCCCCGAGATCCGCAGCTGCGACACCCAGTTCATCCAGTTCGGTGGCCGGGCCGCGTTCGCGGGGCGGATCACCACCATCCGGTGCTTCCAGGACAACCTGCTGGTCAAGCAGACCCTGGGCGAGCCGGGCGAGGGCAAGGTGCTCGTCGTCGACGGCGGCGCCAGCGTGCACACCGCGCTCGTCGGCGACATCATCGCCGGCCGCGGCGTCGACAACGGCTGGGCCGGCGTCATCGTCAACGGCGCCGTGCGCGACTCCGCGATCCTGCGCACCCTCGACATCGGGGTCAAGGCGCTGGGCACCAACCCGCGCAAGAGCACGCAGACCGGCAGCGGCGAGAAGGACGTCACCGTGGAGTTCGGTGGCATCACCTTCGTCCCCGGCGAGATGCTCTACAGCGACCACGACGGCGTCGTGGTCCGCGCCGAGGACTGA